Proteins found in one Streptococcus iniae genomic segment:
- the truA gene encoding tRNA pseudouridine(38-40) synthase TruA: protein MTRYKAIISYDGSLFSGFQRQTHARTVQEEIEKTLTKICNGQSVTIHGAGRTDAGVHAYAQVIHFDLETTRDVEKLRFALDTQTPDDIDFISVEEVSEAFHSRYNKHSKTYEFLVDIGRPKNPMMRHYATHYPYDLDLKRIQLAIKDLVGTHDFTGFTAAGTSIENKVRTITKAEMTYDSDRQFLIFTFSGNGFLYKQVRNMVGTLLKIGNGRMPVEQINLILEAKDRQLAGPTAVGNGLYLKEISYE, encoded by the coding sequence ATGACAAGATATAAAGCAATTATTTCATATGATGGTAGTCTTTTTTCAGGCTTTCAACGGCAAACTCATGCAAGAACTGTGCAAGAAGAAATTGAAAAAACGTTAACAAAGATATGTAATGGACAGAGTGTTACAATTCATGGAGCAGGTAGAACTGATGCTGGCGTTCATGCTTATGCGCAAGTCATTCATTTTGACTTGGAAACCACTAGGGATGTTGAAAAGTTACGATTTGCACTAGATACACAGACTCCTGATGACATTGATTTTATTAGCGTGGAAGAAGTTAGTGAAGCATTCCACTCTAGGTATAATAAGCACAGTAAGACCTATGAATTTCTAGTAGATATTGGTAGACCTAAAAATCCTATGATGCGTCATTATGCAACACATTATCCCTATGATTTGGATTTGAAACGCATACAGTTGGCTATTAAGGATTTGGTTGGGACTCATGATTTTACTGGCTTTACTGCTGCGGGGACTAGTATTGAAAATAAGGTACGTACAATCACCAAAGCTGAAATGACTTATGATAGTGACCGTCAGTTTTTGATTTTTACCTTTTCAGGAAACGGTTTTCTATATAAACAAGTTCGTAATATGGTTGGCACACTGCTTAAAATTGGAAATGGTCGTATGCCAGTTGAACAAATTAATCTTATTTTAGAGGCTAAAGATCGTCAATTAGCTGGTCCAACTGCTGTAGGAAATGGGTTATATTTAAAGGAGATTTCTTATGAGTAA
- a CDS encoding HAD family hydrolase — protein MKAIIFDMDGVIVDTEYLDFQLQSVYIKSIAKNPEELSHEDFSSLVGRTGRDLYDRIIALSHTQHPFEEVTLALEAIAQEKYRKEMVEKLFRKDVLKIIAFAKEQGILLGLASSSAMKDILSVLSSHDLVAQFDLIVTGEDFTASKPHPEIYLHSLEKLGVTANQTIVIEDSPSGIAAAKAAGLTVIAYEEKRMQVDQSAADYIMPDMQHIYMKVKDLASKV, from the coding sequence GTGAAAGCTATAATTTTTGATATGGATGGTGTCATTGTTGATACAGAATATTTAGATTTTCAATTACAGAGTGTCTATATTAAATCAATTGCCAAGAATCCTGAAGAATTAAGTCATGAGGATTTTTCAAGTTTGGTTGGACGTACAGGGAGGGATTTATATGATAGAATCATTGCACTAAGTCACACTCAACATCCTTTTGAGGAAGTGACTCTTGCTTTAGAAGCTATCGCGCAAGAAAAATATCGAAAAGAAATGGTAGAAAAACTCTTTCGCAAGGATGTTTTGAAGATTATCGCTTTTGCAAAAGAACAGGGCATTTTATTAGGACTTGCCTCATCAAGCGCCATGAAGGATATCCTATCAGTTCTAAGCAGTCATGACCTTGTTGCACAATTCGACTTAATTGTTACAGGTGAGGATTTCACAGCTAGCAAACCCCATCCAGAAATCTATTTGCATAGCCTTGAAAAACTTGGTGTTACAGCTAATCAAACCATAGTAATTGAAGACTCCCCTTCAGGAATAGCTGCCGCAAAAGCAGCAGGTCTAACAGTGATTGCTTATGAAGAAAAACGAATGCAAGTGGATCAAAGCGCTGCTGATTATATCATGCCAGACATGCAACACATTTATATGAAAGTCAAAGACTTAGCGAGTAAGGTTTAA
- the rpoE gene encoding DNA-directed RNA polymerase subunit delta — protein sequence MKLEIFAGQEKSELSMIEVARAILEERGRDNEMYFSDLVNDIQTYLGKSDADIRQALPFFYTDLNTDGSFIPLGDNKWGLRSWYAIDEIDEEIITLEEDEDGSPKRKNKRVNAFMDGDEDAIDYNDDDPEDEDFVEETIDIEYDEEDPDDEKSEVESYDSELNEIIPEDDIEEVEINEEDDEEEEEEEE from the coding sequence TTGAAATTAGAGATATTTGCAGGACAAGAAAAAAGCGAACTTTCAATGATTGAAGTTGCACGTGCTATTTTAGAGGAACGTGGTCGCGACAATGAAATGTATTTCAGTGACTTAGTCAATGATATTCAAACCTACTTAGGGAAGTCTGATGCGGATATTCGTCAAGCATTACCATTTTTCTACACTGACTTGAATACAGATGGTAGTTTTATTCCATTAGGAGATAACAAATGGGGTCTTCGTTCATGGTATGCTATTGATGAAATCGATGAAGAAATCATTACACTTGAAGAAGATGAAGATGGCTCACCAAAACGTAAAAATAAACGTGTTAATGCCTTTATGGATGGCGATGAAGATGCTATCGACTATAATGATGATGATCCAGAAGATGAAGACTTCGTTGAAGAAACCATCGACATTGAATATGATGAAGAAGATCCAGATGATGAAAAATCAGAAGTGGAATCTTACGACTCAGAATTAAATGAAATCATTCCAGAAGATGATATCGAAGAAGTTGAAATTAACGAAGAAGATGATGAAGAAGAAGAGGAAGAGGAAGAATAA
- a CDS encoding aspartate kinase yields the protein MKVTKFGGSSLASAEQLQKVLDIVKSDSERKFIVVSAPGKQSQNDIKITDALIAYHDAYVTNADYSQSQNWIINRFKEICDELQLGTTILDEISISIKNLSQLPIAENDFLYDTFLAAGENNNAKLIAEFFRLNGLRARYMHPEKAGLIVTSEPQNARILPSSYDKLEELKEYEGVLVIPGFFGVTKGGDICTFSRGGSDITGSLIAAGVGAKLYENFTDVDGIFVAHPGIVHQPRSIKEVTYKEMRELAYAGFSVLHDEALIPAYRGKIPLVIKNTNNPQHPGTKIVLKHQGDHKPVVGISGDNQFVSINVSKYLMNREVGFGRKVLQILEDLNIRWEHMPTGIDDLSIVIREKELTPIKEQEIFNTLIHELEVDQASITRNLSIIMLVGENMRSHVGVTAKATKALSENHINISMISQGSSEVSVMFVIDSKDEQKAIKALYKVFFEG from the coding sequence ATGAAAGTCACAAAATTTGGTGGTAGTTCCCTAGCATCTGCAGAGCAACTTCAAAAAGTGCTAGACATCGTAAAATCAGATTCAGAAAGGAAATTTATTGTGGTCTCAGCACCAGGTAAACAAAGTCAGAATGATATCAAAATTACTGATGCCCTTATTGCCTACCATGATGCCTATGTTACTAATGCAGATTATAGCCAAAGTCAAAATTGGATTATTAATCGCTTTAAAGAAATTTGTGATGAATTGCAATTAGGAACAACCATACTGGATGAAATTAGTATTTCTATTAAAAATCTCTCCCAATTACCTATTGCAGAAAACGACTTTCTTTACGATACATTTTTGGCAGCTGGTGAAAATAATAATGCCAAATTGATTGCTGAATTCTTTAGATTAAATGGCCTCAGAGCTCGCTATATGCACCCTGAAAAAGCAGGGCTAATTGTGACAAGTGAACCACAAAATGCAAGGATCTTACCTTCAAGTTATGACAAACTCGAGGAGCTAAAAGAGTATGAAGGTGTTCTAGTTATCCCTGGTTTTTTTGGTGTCACAAAAGGTGGAGACATTTGTACTTTCTCAAGAGGAGGATCTGATATTACGGGATCACTTATTGCAGCAGGTGTGGGTGCTAAACTTTATGAAAATTTTACCGATGTAGACGGTATATTCGTGGCTCATCCTGGCATTGTACATCAACCACGTTCAATCAAAGAAGTTACTTACAAAGAGATGCGAGAATTAGCATATGCTGGTTTTTCAGTTTTGCATGATGAAGCCCTTATTCCAGCATACCGTGGAAAAATTCCACTCGTTATAAAAAACACAAATAATCCTCAACATCCTGGTACAAAAATTGTCCTTAAGCATCAAGGAGATCATAAGCCAGTTGTAGGAATTTCAGGAGACAATCAATTTGTCAGTATCAATGTTTCAAAATACCTAATGAATAGAGAAGTCGGATTCGGGCGAAAAGTTCTTCAAATACTAGAAGATTTAAATATTAGATGGGAACATATGCCAACAGGAATCGATGACTTATCAATTGTCATCAGAGAAAAAGAGTTAACGCCAATCAAAGAACAAGAAATTTTTAACACCTTAATACATGAATTAGAAGTTGATCAAGCTAGTATAACGCGAAACCTCTCTATAATAATGTTAGTTGGTGAAAATATGAGAAGTCATGTTGGGGTAACTGCTAAAGCAACAAAAGCTCTGTCAGAAAATCACATTAACATTTCCATGATTTCACAAGGATCAAGTGAAGTCTCAGTCATGTTTGTTATTGATTCAAAAGATGAACAAAAAGCCATCAAAGCTCTTTATAAGGTATTCTTCGAAGGTTAA
- a CDS encoding CTP synthase: MTKYIFVTGGVVSSIGKGIVAASLGRLLKNRGLKVTIQKFDPYINIDPGTMSPYQHGEVYVTDDGAETDLDLGHYERFIDINLNKYSNVTTGKIYSEVLRKERKGEYLGATVQVIPHITDALKEKIKRAATTTDSDVIITEVGGTVGDIESLPFLEALRQMKADVGSDNVMYIHTTLLPYLKAAGEMKTKPTQHSVKELRGLGIQPNMLVIRTEEEVEQGIKNKLAQFCDVEPEAVIESRDVEHLYQIPLNLQAQNMDQIVCDHLKLDVPAADMTEWSQMVDKVMNLKKTTKIALVGKYVELPDAYLSVVEALKHSGCVNDSAIDLKWVNANDVTEANVAELLADADGIIVPGGFGQRGSEGKIQAIKYAREQDVPMLGVCLGMQLTCVEFARHVLNLEGAHSAELDPETNYPIIDIMRDQIDIEDMGGTLRLGLYPCKLKVGSRAAQAYNNQEVVQRRHRHRYEFNTKFRKQFEEAGFVFSGVSPDNRLMEIVELPEKKFFVAAQYHPELQSRPNHAEELYTAFVTAAVENSLA, encoded by the coding sequence ATGACAAAATATATTTTTGTAACTGGTGGGGTTGTATCTTCAATTGGTAAAGGGATTGTTGCGGCAAGTCTTGGACGTTTGCTTAAGAACCGAGGTCTCAAAGTTACCATTCAAAAATTTGACCCATACATCAATATTGATCCAGGGACTATGAGCCCTTACCAGCATGGGGAAGTCTATGTTACTGACGATGGTGCTGAAACAGATTTGGATTTAGGGCACTATGAGCGCTTCATTGATATTAACCTTAATAAATATTCGAATGTTACAACAGGTAAAATCTACAGTGAGGTCCTTCGTAAAGAACGTAAAGGGGAATACCTTGGGGCAACAGTTCAGGTAATTCCACATATCACAGATGCTTTGAAAGAAAAAATCAAACGTGCAGCCACAACGACAGATTCTGATGTCATTATCACAGAAGTTGGTGGAACAGTTGGTGATATTGAAAGTTTGCCATTCCTTGAGGCTCTTCGCCAAATGAAAGCAGATGTTGGTTCAGACAATGTCATGTACATTCATACCACATTACTGCCTTACTTGAAGGCTGCAGGTGAGATGAAAACAAAACCAACACAACACTCTGTTAAAGAACTTCGTGGCTTAGGAATTCAACCTAATATGCTAGTTATTCGAACAGAAGAAGAAGTTGAGCAAGGCATTAAAAACAAATTGGCACAGTTTTGTGATGTGGAACCAGAAGCCGTTATTGAATCTCGTGACGTTGAGCATTTGTACCAGATTCCATTAAACTTACAGGCTCAAAATATGGATCAAATTGTTTGTGATCATTTGAAATTAGATGTGCCAGCGGCTGACATGACAGAGTGGTCACAAATGGTTGATAAGGTGATGAACCTTAAGAAAACCACTAAAATTGCTCTTGTTGGGAAATATGTGGAATTGCCTGATGCTTACTTATCAGTGGTTGAAGCCCTTAAGCACTCAGGTTGTGTTAATGATAGTGCCATCGACTTGAAGTGGGTTAATGCTAATGACGTCACAGAAGCTAATGTTGCAGAACTGCTGGCTGACGCTGATGGCATTATTGTTCCTGGCGGTTTTGGCCAACGAGGAAGTGAAGGAAAAATTCAAGCCATCAAGTATGCTCGTGAGCAAGATGTACCAATGCTTGGTGTCTGCTTAGGCATGCAATTGACTTGTGTGGAATTTGCCCGTCACGTTCTTAATTTGGAAGGTGCACATTCAGCTGAATTAGATCCAGAAACAAATTACCCAATTATCGATATTATGCGTGATCAAATTGATATTGAGGATATGGGTGGCACCTTACGTTTAGGATTATACCCATGTAAATTAAAAGTTGGCTCAAGAGCGGCGCAAGCTTATAACAACCAAGAAGTTGTTCAACGTCGTCATCGTCACCGTTATGAATTTAACACGAAATTCCGTAAACAATTTGAAGAAGCTGGCTTTGTTTTCTCAGGTGTTTCACCAGATAACCGTTTGATGGAGATTGTTGAATTACCAGAGAAAAAATTCTTTGTTGCTGCTCAATACCATCCAGAATTACAAAGTCGTCCAAACCATGCAGAAGAGCTTTACACAGCCTTTGTGACTGCTGCAGTGGAGAACAGCTTGGCGTAA
- a CDS encoding mechanosensitive ion channel family protein has translation MTFIMNYLQQFHFEDILFTLFSKIISLLLLLIFFLLLKQIVNRIFEKTVAKSFPFTKQTLARKNTLSKLTHNLINYILYFFLIYWILSIIGIPVSSLLAGAGIAGVAIGLGAQGFLSDVVNGFFILLENHFEVGDTVTIAGIDGSISSVGIRTTQVRGFDGTLHFIPNRNITVVSNKSRGNMRALIEIPLYSTTNLEKVTEIIKTVNDNEVKNFPEIIDHPNILGPQVSPNGQFSFKIAIFTENGKQFLIYHTFYKLYQEALLNEGIALPTSFPLQQPNLTKS, from the coding sequence ATGACTTTTATAATGAATTACCTACAGCAATTTCACTTTGAAGATATTCTTTTCACCTTATTTTCAAAAATCATTTCTCTCTTGCTTTTACTGATTTTTTTCCTGTTACTAAAACAAATTGTCAATCGCATTTTTGAAAAAACAGTTGCTAAATCATTCCCCTTCACAAAACAAACACTGGCCAGAAAAAATACCCTCTCAAAACTAACCCACAATCTTATCAACTATATTCTCTACTTTTTCCTAATCTATTGGATTCTCAGTATTATTGGTATTCCAGTTTCTAGTTTACTTGCTGGAGCAGGAATTGCAGGGGTCGCTATTGGTTTAGGCGCTCAGGGTTTTCTTTCAGATGTCGTCAATGGTTTTTTCATTTTGCTGGAAAACCATTTTGAAGTCGGAGATACTGTTACAATTGCTGGAATTGATGGTAGTATTTCAAGTGTTGGAATTCGTACCACACAAGTTCGCGGGTTTGATGGAACACTGCATTTTATTCCCAATCGAAATATTACAGTTGTTAGCAATAAATCTCGAGGCAATATGAGAGCACTCATTGAAATTCCTTTATACTCTACAACTAATCTCGAAAAGGTAACTGAAATCATTAAAACTGTCAACGATAATGAAGTTAAAAACTTTCCAGAAATTATTGACCATCCTAATATTTTAGGACCCCAAGTAAGTCCAAATGGTCAATTTTCATTTAAAATAGCTATCTTCACAGAAAATGGTAAACAATTTTTAATTTACCATACATTCTATAAATTATATCAGGAAGCCTTATTAAACGAAGGCATTGCATTGCCAACATCATTTCCTTTACAGCAACCAAACCTTACAAAATCATAA
- a CDS encoding ECF transporter S component yields MAKHHKTKELTVLALLTALSVVLGRFIMVPTPTGFLTLLDAGIYFTSFYFGARQGAIVGGLSGFLIDLLAGYPQWMFHSLIAHGAQGYFAGWTGYKRVLGLLLASFVMIAWYFLGSLLLGYGLGGSFAGIWGNVMQNFFGMLVGYFVFIAVKGAEKK; encoded by the coding sequence TTGGCAAAACATCATAAAACGAAAGAATTAACAGTATTAGCTCTTTTAACAGCATTGTCTGTGGTTTTGGGACGGTTTATTATGGTGCCAACACCAACAGGTTTTTTAACCTTACTTGATGCAGGGATTTATTTTACAAGCTTCTATTTTGGAGCAAGACAAGGAGCAATTGTTGGAGGGCTTTCAGGGTTTTTAATTGATTTACTTGCTGGATATCCACAGTGGATGTTTCATAGTTTGATTGCTCATGGGGCACAAGGTTATTTTGCAGGTTGGACAGGTTACAAACGTGTGCTTGGATTGCTATTAGCCTCTTTTGTGATGATTGCTTGGTATTTTTTAGGTTCATTGCTATTGGGTTATGGTCTTGGAGGATCTTTTGCAGGTATATGGGGAAATGTCATGCAAAATTTCTTTGGGATGCTAGTAGGTTATTTTGTTTTTATTGCTGTTAAAGGTGCTGAGAAAAAATAA
- the tig gene encoding trigger factor codes for MSTSFENKATNRGLITFTIGQDKIKPALDQAFNKIKKDLNAPGFRKGHMPRPIFNQKFGEEVLYEDALNIILPEAYEAAVAELELEVVAQPKIDVLSMEKGKDWEITAEVVTKPEVKLGDYKDLAVEVDLSKEVSDDEVAEKLERERKNLAELVVKEDAAELGDTVVIDFLGSIDDVEFDGGKGDNFSLELGSGQFIPGFEDQLVGKKASETVDVMVTFPEDYQAEDLAGKEAKFVTTVHEVKMKEVPELDDELAKDIDEEVETLEDLKAKYRKELESAKEIAYDDAVEGAAIELAVANAEIVELPEEMVHDEVHRSMNEFMGNMQRQGISPEMYFQLTGTTQDDLHKQYEAEADKRVKTNLVIEAIAKAEGFEATDEDIEKEINDLATEYNMPVEQVRSLLSPEMLKHDIAMKKAVEVITESAKVK; via the coding sequence ATGTCTACATCATTTGAAAACAAAGCTACTAACCGTGGCCTTATTACATTTACAATTGGTCAAGATAAAATCAAACCAGCTCTTGATCAAGCATTTAACAAAATTAAAAAAGATTTGAATGCACCAGGTTTCCGTAAAGGACATATGCCTCGTCCAATCTTTAATCAAAAATTTGGTGAAGAAGTTCTTTATGAAGATGCTTTAAACATCATTTTGCCAGAAGCTTATGAAGCTGCTGTTGCTGAGCTTGAACTTGAAGTTGTTGCGCAACCAAAAATTGATGTTCTTTCAATGGAAAAAGGCAAAGACTGGGAAATTACTGCTGAAGTTGTTACAAAACCAGAAGTTAAACTTGGTGACTACAAAGATTTAGCTGTTGAAGTTGACCTTTCAAAAGAAGTAAGTGACGACGAAGTTGCTGAAAAACTTGAGCGCGAACGTAAAAACCTTGCTGAATTAGTTGTTAAAGAAGATGCAGCTGAACTTGGTGATACTGTTGTGATTGATTTCCTTGGTTCAATTGATGACGTTGAATTTGATGGTGGAAAAGGGGATAACTTCTCACTTGAACTTGGTTCAGGTCAATTTATTCCAGGTTTTGAAGATCAACTTGTTGGTAAAAAAGCTAGTGAAACTGTAGATGTTATGGTAACATTCCCAGAAGATTACCAAGCTGAAGACCTTGCAGGTAAAGAAGCTAAATTTGTAACAACAGTTCATGAAGTTAAAATGAAAGAAGTTCCAGAACTTGATGATGAGTTAGCTAAAGATATCGATGAAGAAGTTGAAACTCTTGAAGATTTGAAAGCTAAATACCGTAAAGAGCTTGAGTCAGCTAAAGAAATTGCGTACGATGACGCTGTTGAAGGAGCTGCTATTGAATTAGCTGTTGCCAATGCTGAAATCGTTGAATTGCCAGAAGAAATGGTACATGATGAAGTTCACCGTTCAATGAACGAATTCATGGGCAATATGCAACGTCAAGGGATTTCACCTGAAATGTACTTCCAATTAACAGGTACTACTCAAGACGATCTTCACAAACAATACGAAGCAGAAGCTGACAAACGTGTTAAAACAAACCTTGTTATTGAAGCAATTGCTAAAGCAGAAGGTTTTGAAGCTACTGATGAAGATATCGAAAAAGAAATCAATGATCTTGCAACTGAGTACAATATGCCAGTTGAACAAGTACGTTCATTACTTTCACCTGAAATGTTGAAACATGACATTGCTATGAAAAAAGCAGTTGAAGTTATCACTGAATCAGCAAAAGTTAAATAA
- a CDS encoding TIGR01440 family protein yields MDLHILEQETRVLVLDIIDRSAIKKGQVFVLGLSSSEVIGGKIGQESSLEIGEVIVKTLLDVLTSRGIYLAVQGCEHLNRALVVEESYALDKELEIVNVLPSLHAGGSGQMAAFKYMENPVEVEEIVAHAGLDIGDTSIGMHVKKVQVPIVPVQRELGAAHVTALASRPKLIGGSRANYKVDAIRKQ; encoded by the coding sequence ATGGATTTACATATTTTGGAGCAAGAAACAAGAGTTTTGGTTTTAGATATTATTGACCGTTCTGCTATTAAAAAAGGTCAGGTATTTGTCCTAGGGCTTTCCTCAAGTGAAGTTATTGGTGGGAAAATTGGTCAAGAATCCAGTTTAGAGATTGGCGAGGTTATTGTTAAAACACTTCTTGATGTCTTAACTTCTCGTGGTATTTATTTAGCCGTCCAAGGCTGTGAGCATCTTAATCGTGCACTTGTGGTTGAAGAATCCTATGCTCTAGATAAGGAGCTTGAAATTGTTAATGTTTTACCGAGTCTTCATGCTGGAGGGAGTGGTCAAATGGCTGCCTTTAAATACATGGAAAATCCAGTAGAAGTAGAGGAAATTGTTGCTCATGCAGGTCTTGATATTGGTGATACTTCCATTGGTATGCATGTCAAAAAGGTTCAGGTGCCAATTGTTCCGGTTCAACGAGAACTGGGTGCAGCACATGTGACAGCTTTGGCTAGTCGACCAAAACTAATCGGTGGTTCAAGAGCTAACTATAAGGTAGATGCTATTCGTAAGCAATAA
- a CDS encoding sensor histidine kinase: MVSLFLPLLERVGLIILLANLLMISPFYKKMMYQRDSYRVRWILILTFSVFAIISNFTGVLVTAPFEIGSGGLVNLSSHTSIANTRTLTIGMSGLIGGPFVGFFVGLISGMVRWLQGGTAPYTYFISSLLIGILSGFVGRISLRKKTYPKIWQGSLCGALMELVQMLCILTFLPDKIQALELIQTIALPMALVNALGTGIFLSIIIGTLRQEESMRAIQTHDVLELANTTLPYFRQGLTFESAEKAADEIKKFMRVSAVSMTNRSSILAHVGAASDHHIPTKKIITDLSRNVVESGQIQVVHSREAIGCHYPDCPLAAAIVVPLFVKGKVEGTFKLYFTDADDLTYVEEQLAKGLGNIFSSQLELGQMATEKGLLKDAEIKSLQAQVNPHFLFNAINTISALMRVDSEKARYLLLQLGHYFRSNITSTRHNLISVEEEVNHLNAYLTIEQARFPGRFSIDLEIPDELKKASIPPFTIQVLVENALKHAFSGRKNDNKVHVSLSKEKEQLHLSVVDNGQGIARELLAKLGKESVPSLKGTGSALENLNRRLHSLYDDKVQMLIGSDDKGTRFDIFVPIQWTKED, translated from the coding sequence ATGGTTTCGTTATTTCTACCCCTCCTTGAACGAGTAGGGCTAATTATTCTATTGGCTAATCTATTAATGATTAGCCCTTTTTATAAAAAAATGATGTATCAGAGGGATTCTTACAGAGTTCGCTGGATACTGATTTTAACGTTTAGTGTTTTTGCTATTATTAGTAATTTTACGGGAGTTTTGGTTACAGCACCATTTGAAATTGGCAGTGGTGGCTTGGTTAATCTTTCTTCACACACCTCTATTGCAAACACCCGCACCTTAACCATCGGAATGTCAGGGCTTATTGGTGGGCCTTTTGTCGGCTTTTTTGTCGGTCTCATCTCAGGTATGGTCAGATGGCTTCAAGGGGGAACTGCTCCTTATACTTACTTTATTTCCTCGCTTTTGATTGGCATTTTATCGGGCTTTGTTGGTAGAATAAGCTTGCGCAAAAAAACCTATCCTAAAATCTGGCAAGGAAGTTTGTGTGGTGCATTGATGGAATTGGTTCAGATGCTTTGTATTCTAACCTTTCTACCAGACAAGATTCAAGCTTTAGAACTCATTCAGACCATTGCCTTACCAATGGCTTTGGTTAATGCTCTAGGAACAGGTATTTTCTTATCCATTATTATTGGAACCTTGAGGCAAGAAGAAAGCATGAGAGCTATCCAAACCCACGATGTTTTGGAATTGGCTAACACGACTTTACCTTATTTTAGACAAGGTTTAACCTTTGAATCTGCTGAAAAAGCTGCAGATGAGATTAAAAAATTTATGCGCGTGTCAGCAGTCAGTATGACAAATAGAAGTTCTATTTTAGCACATGTTGGGGCAGCAAGTGATCACCATATTCCGACCAAAAAAATTATCACAGATTTATCGCGTAACGTTGTTGAATCTGGACAAATACAAGTGGTTCACAGCCGTGAGGCAATTGGCTGTCATTACCCAGATTGCCCTTTAGCAGCAGCCATTGTTGTGCCTTTGTTTGTAAAAGGAAAAGTGGAGGGAACTTTCAAGTTATACTTTACCGATGCGGATGATTTAACTTATGTTGAAGAACAATTAGCTAAAGGATTAGGGAATATTTTTTCATCCCAACTAGAACTTGGCCAAATGGCGACAGAAAAAGGTCTTTTAAAAGATGCAGAAATCAAGTCTTTGCAGGCGCAAGTTAATCCTCACTTTCTCTTTAATGCCATTAATACGATTTCTGCTTTGATGAGAGTTGACAGTGAAAAAGCCCGTTATCTGTTATTGCAATTGGGACATTATTTCAGGTCAAACATCACATCAACCCGTCACAATTTAATTTCAGTTGAAGAAGAGGTCAATCATCTTAATGCCTACTTAACCATTGAGCAAGCCCGTTTTCCTGGACGCTTTAGCATTGATTTGGAGATCCCTGATGAGCTGAAAAAAGCTAGTATCCCACCATTTACCATTCAAGTTTTGGTGGAAAATGCGTTAAAACATGCTTTTTCTGGTCGTAAAAATGATAATAAGGTTCATGTTTCTTTGTCTAAAGAAAAGGAGCAACTTCATCTTAGTGTTGTGGATAATGGGCAGGGCATTGCAAGAGAACTATTAGCAAAACTGGGGAAAGAAAGTGTTCCTTCTCTTAAAGGGACAGGATCAGCACTTGAGAATTTAAACCGTCGATTGCATAGCCTTTATGATGATAAGGTTCAGATGCTAATAGGCTCTGATGATAAAGGGACACGGTTTGATATTTTTGTTCCTATTCAGTGGACAAAGGAGGATTAA
- a CDS encoding bifunctional hydroxymethylpyrimidine kinase/phosphomethylpyrimidine kinase, with product MSNKYILAISGNDIFSGGGLHADLTTFTTSQLHGFLALTCLTAMTEKGFEVFPTDETVFNYQLDSLSEVPFSAIKIGLLPTPSLAKQTLRFIKTKSHLPIVLDPVLVCKESHDVEVNVLRDDLIAFFPYVSIITPNLVEAELLSQKTIKTIEDMKEAAQILYKLGAKQIVIKGGNRFSQEKAIDLFYDGNIFELLDYPILSQNNIGAGCTFASSIASHLAQEESSFDAVKEAKDFVYQAIIKADDYGVKQFGKTS from the coding sequence ATGAGTAATAAATATATTTTAGCGATTTCAGGAAATGATATTTTCAGTGGAGGTGGTCTTCATGCGGATTTGACGACGTTTACAACTAGTCAACTTCATGGTTTTCTTGCTTTGACATGTTTAACGGCAATGACAGAAAAAGGATTTGAGGTGTTTCCGACAGATGAGACTGTTTTTAATTACCAACTTGATAGTTTGTCTGAGGTTCCATTTTCGGCAATCAAAATTGGCCTTTTGCCGACACCTTCATTAGCAAAACAAACCTTACGATTTATTAAAACAAAATCTCACCTTCCAATTGTGTTAGACCCTGTTCTTGTTTGTAAGGAGAGCCATGATGTTGAGGTTAACGTTCTTCGTGATGACTTAATTGCATTTTTCCCTTATGTAAGTATCATTACACCTAACTTGGTGGAAGCAGAGCTTTTATCCCAAAAAACAATTAAAACTATTGAAGATATGAAAGAGGCTGCTCAAATTCTCTACAAACTAGGGGCTAAGCAGATTGTTATTAAAGGCGGTAATCGTTTTAGTCAAGAAAAGGCAATTGACCTTTTCTATGACGGTAATATTTTTGAGCTATTAGATTATCCGATTTTATCGCAAAATAATATTGGAGCTGGTTGTACATTTGCATCTAGTATAGCTAGTCATTTAGCACAAGAAGAGTCATCTTTTGATGCTGTAAAAGAAGCCAAGGATTTTGTTTATCAAGCTATTATTAAAGCTGATGATTACGGGGTGAAACAATTTGGCAAAACATCATAA